The following proteins come from a genomic window of Falco rusticolus isolate bFalRus1 chromosome 9, bFalRus1.pri, whole genome shotgun sequence:
- the PTPRE gene encoding receptor-type tyrosine-protein phosphatase epsilon isoform X1 has translation MEHSCSLPLLCASFLFVQALPPNGTELPKPPTTTNSTEENNLHKDLLTSMLILLLVFIIFILLAGYFFRFRRHRKAVVNSGDKKMPNGILEEQEQQRVMLLSRSPSGPKKYFPIPVENLEEEIRMRSADEGKLFREEFNSLTPGYVQGTFEMANKEENREKNRYPNILPYDHSRVILTQIDGVPPSDYINASYIDGYKEKNKFIAAQGPKQETVNDFWRMIWEQKSAVIVMLTNLKERKEEKCYQYWPDQGCWTYGNIRVSVEDCIVLVDYTIRKFCVQSLHDGCKAPRLVTQLHFTSWPDFGVPFTPIGMLKFLKKVKTLNPAHAGPIVVHCSAGVGRTGTFIVIDAIIDMMHTEQKVDVFEFVSRIRNQRPQMVQTDMQYSFIYQALLEYYLYGDTELDVSSLEKHLQTSQNAAPNLVKIGLEEEFKKLTNVRIMKENMRTGNLPANMKKARVIQIIPYDFNRVILSMKRGQEYTDYINASFIDGYRQKDYFIATQGPLPHTVEDFWRMVWEWKCHTIVMLTEVQEREQEKCCQYWPSEGSVTHGEITVEIKNDSLIDAISIRDFVVTYNQGNQEKQSRLVRQFHFHGWPEIGIPAEGKGMIDLIAAVQKQQQQTGNHPITVHCSAGAGRTGTFIALSNILERVKAEGLLDVFQAVKSLRLQRPHMVQTLEQYEFCYRVVQDFIDIFSDYANFK, from the exons ATGGAACATTCCTGCTCGCTCCCGCTGCTCTGTGCTAGCTTTCTGTTTGTGCAAGCTTTACCACCCAATGGAACTGAATTGccaaaaccaccaacaacaacaa ACTCTACAGAGGAGAACAATTTACACAAGGACCTACTGACTTCGATGCTGATTCTGCTCCTGGTCTTcatcattttcattctgttggCTGGCTATTTTTTCAG GTTCAGAAGGCATAGGAAAGCTGTTGTGAACTCTGGGGACAAAAAGATGCCAAATGGGATCTTAGAAGAGCAAG AACAGCAACGGGTCATGCTGCTCAGTAGGTCTCCCTCGGGCCCAAAGAAGTATTTCCCTATTCCAGTAGAAAATCTTGAAGAGGAAATACGGATGCGATCAGCAGACGAAGGGAAGCTCTTCAGGGAGGAGTTTAAT tcgTTAACACCTGGATATGTGCAGGGAACATTTGAAATGgcaaataaggaagaaaacagggagaaaaacagaTACCCTAACATCCTGCCAT ATGATCATTCCAGAGTGATTTTGACCCAAATCGATGGAGTCCCACCTTCAGACTACATTAATGCATCGTATATAGAT GGTTATaaagagaagaataaatttATAGCAGCACaag GACCAAAGCAAGAAACAGTTAATGATTTCTGGAGGATGATATGGGAGCAGAAGTCGGCTGTTATCGTCATGTTAACCaacctgaaagaaagaaaagag GAAAAATGTTATCAGTATTGGCCTGACCAAGGGTGCTGGACTTACGGAAATATCCGCGTGTCCGTGGAGGATTGCATAGTTCTGGTGGACTACACCATCCGCAAGTTTTGCGTTCAGTCG CTTCATGACGGCTGTAAAGCTCCGAGGCTTGTTACACAGCTTCACTTTACCAGCTGGCCTGATTTTGGGGTGCCTTTCACACCTATTGGGATGCTGAAATTCCTGAAGAAAGTCAAAACATTGAATCCCGCCCATGCTGGACCAATTGTGGTTCACTGTAG cGCTGGCGTGGGTCGCACAGGCACGTTTATCGTTATAGATGCCATCATAGACATGATGCACACGGAGCAGAAAGTTGATGTTTTTGAGTTTGTTTCAAGAATCCGTAATCAGCGTCCGCAGATGGTTCAGACTGAT ATGCAATACTCCTTCATTTATCAAGCCTTACTTGAATACTACCTCTACGGTGACACGGAACTAGATGTGTCATCCTTAGAAAAACATCTACAAACATCACAGAACGCAGCGCCAAACCTTGTCAAAATAGGGCTAGAAGAAGAGTTTAAA aaattaacAAATGTTCgaataatgaaagaaaacatgcgAACTGGCAATCTTCCAGCCAATATGAAGAAAGCTAGAGTCATCCAGATTATCCCAT atGATTTTAATAGAGTGATTCTGTCGATGAAAAGAGGGCAAGAGTATACAGACTACATCAATGCTTCCTTCATAGAT GGCTATCGCCAGAAGGATTACTTCATTGCCACCCAGGGACCGCTTCCACACACGGTGGAGGATTTCTGGCGGATGGTGTGGGAGTGGAAGTGCCACACCATCGTTATGCTCACAGAAGTTCAGGAGAGGGAGCAG gaaaaatgcTGCCAGTACTGGCCATCAGAGGGCTCTGTAACTCACGGAGAAATAACCGTAGAAATAAAGAATGACAGTCTGATAGATGCCATAAGTATAAGGGACTTCGTAGTTACGTACAATCAG GGTAACCAGGAGAAGCAAAGCAGGCTCGTTCGGCAGTTCCATTTCCACGGGTGGCCAGAAATCGGGAttcctgcagaaggaaaagggatgATTGACCTGATTGCGGCTgtccaaaagcagcagcagcaaacaggcaATCACCCAATTACTGTGCACTGCAG TGCTGGCGCTGGAAGAACAGGTACATTCATAGCACTCAGCAATATTCTGGAACGAGTGAAGGCTGAAGGGCTCTTAGATGTATTTCAAGCTGTGAAGAGCTTAAGACTGCAAAGGCCACATATGGTGCAAACACTG GAACAGTATGAATTCTGCTACAGAGTGGTACAAGATTTCATtgacatattttctgattatgctaatttcaaatga
- the PTPRE gene encoding receptor-type tyrosine-protein phosphatase epsilon isoform X2 has product MNRKSFSRITWFRRHRKAVVNSGDKKMPNGILEEQEQQRVMLLSRSPSGPKKYFPIPVENLEEEIRMRSADEGKLFREEFNSLTPGYVQGTFEMANKEENREKNRYPNILPYDHSRVILTQIDGVPPSDYINASYIDGYKEKNKFIAAQGPKQETVNDFWRMIWEQKSAVIVMLTNLKERKEEKCYQYWPDQGCWTYGNIRVSVEDCIVLVDYTIRKFCVQSLHDGCKAPRLVTQLHFTSWPDFGVPFTPIGMLKFLKKVKTLNPAHAGPIVVHCSAGVGRTGTFIVIDAIIDMMHTEQKVDVFEFVSRIRNQRPQMVQTDMQYSFIYQALLEYYLYGDTELDVSSLEKHLQTSQNAAPNLVKIGLEEEFKKLTNVRIMKENMRTGNLPANMKKARVIQIIPYDFNRVILSMKRGQEYTDYINASFIDGYRQKDYFIATQGPLPHTVEDFWRMVWEWKCHTIVMLTEVQEREQEKCCQYWPSEGSVTHGEITVEIKNDSLIDAISIRDFVVTYNQGNQEKQSRLVRQFHFHGWPEIGIPAEGKGMIDLIAAVQKQQQQTGNHPITVHCSAGAGRTGTFIALSNILERVKAEGLLDVFQAVKSLRLQRPHMVQTLEQYEFCYRVVQDFIDIFSDYANFK; this is encoded by the exons ATGAACAGAAAGAGTTTCTCCAGAATTACATG GTTCAGAAGGCATAGGAAAGCTGTTGTGAACTCTGGGGACAAAAAGATGCCAAATGGGATCTTAGAAGAGCAAG AACAGCAACGGGTCATGCTGCTCAGTAGGTCTCCCTCGGGCCCAAAGAAGTATTTCCCTATTCCAGTAGAAAATCTTGAAGAGGAAATACGGATGCGATCAGCAGACGAAGGGAAGCTCTTCAGGGAGGAGTTTAAT tcgTTAACACCTGGATATGTGCAGGGAACATTTGAAATGgcaaataaggaagaaaacagggagaaaaacagaTACCCTAACATCCTGCCAT ATGATCATTCCAGAGTGATTTTGACCCAAATCGATGGAGTCCCACCTTCAGACTACATTAATGCATCGTATATAGAT GGTTATaaagagaagaataaatttATAGCAGCACaag GACCAAAGCAAGAAACAGTTAATGATTTCTGGAGGATGATATGGGAGCAGAAGTCGGCTGTTATCGTCATGTTAACCaacctgaaagaaagaaaagag GAAAAATGTTATCAGTATTGGCCTGACCAAGGGTGCTGGACTTACGGAAATATCCGCGTGTCCGTGGAGGATTGCATAGTTCTGGTGGACTACACCATCCGCAAGTTTTGCGTTCAGTCG CTTCATGACGGCTGTAAAGCTCCGAGGCTTGTTACACAGCTTCACTTTACCAGCTGGCCTGATTTTGGGGTGCCTTTCACACCTATTGGGATGCTGAAATTCCTGAAGAAAGTCAAAACATTGAATCCCGCCCATGCTGGACCAATTGTGGTTCACTGTAG cGCTGGCGTGGGTCGCACAGGCACGTTTATCGTTATAGATGCCATCATAGACATGATGCACACGGAGCAGAAAGTTGATGTTTTTGAGTTTGTTTCAAGAATCCGTAATCAGCGTCCGCAGATGGTTCAGACTGAT ATGCAATACTCCTTCATTTATCAAGCCTTACTTGAATACTACCTCTACGGTGACACGGAACTAGATGTGTCATCCTTAGAAAAACATCTACAAACATCACAGAACGCAGCGCCAAACCTTGTCAAAATAGGGCTAGAAGAAGAGTTTAAA aaattaacAAATGTTCgaataatgaaagaaaacatgcgAACTGGCAATCTTCCAGCCAATATGAAGAAAGCTAGAGTCATCCAGATTATCCCAT atGATTTTAATAGAGTGATTCTGTCGATGAAAAGAGGGCAAGAGTATACAGACTACATCAATGCTTCCTTCATAGAT GGCTATCGCCAGAAGGATTACTTCATTGCCACCCAGGGACCGCTTCCACACACGGTGGAGGATTTCTGGCGGATGGTGTGGGAGTGGAAGTGCCACACCATCGTTATGCTCACAGAAGTTCAGGAGAGGGAGCAG gaaaaatgcTGCCAGTACTGGCCATCAGAGGGCTCTGTAACTCACGGAGAAATAACCGTAGAAATAAAGAATGACAGTCTGATAGATGCCATAAGTATAAGGGACTTCGTAGTTACGTACAATCAG GGTAACCAGGAGAAGCAAAGCAGGCTCGTTCGGCAGTTCCATTTCCACGGGTGGCCAGAAATCGGGAttcctgcagaaggaaaagggatgATTGACCTGATTGCGGCTgtccaaaagcagcagcagcaaacaggcaATCACCCAATTACTGTGCACTGCAG TGCTGGCGCTGGAAGAACAGGTACATTCATAGCACTCAGCAATATTCTGGAACGAGTGAAGGCTGAAGGGCTCTTAGATGTATTTCAAGCTGTGAAGAGCTTAAGACTGCAAAGGCCACATATGGTGCAAACACTG GAACAGTATGAATTCTGCTACAGAGTGGTACAAGATTTCATtgacatattttctgattatgctaatttcaaatga